From one Bordetella genomosp. 9 genomic stretch:
- a CDS encoding glutathione peroxidase, whose product MTTLADFSAVDIDGTQRSLREYAGRVVLIVNVASRCGFTPQYEGLEALYREHVDAGFTVLGFPCDQFRHQEPGDEAEIKRFCSLRYDVTFPLFAKIDVNGENAHPLYRWLKRERPGLLGTQGIKWNFTKFLVGRDGLPIRRYGPADKPAALAPAIVAACSA is encoded by the coding sequence ATGACCACTCTTGCCGATTTTTCCGCCGTCGACATCGACGGCACGCAGCGTTCGCTGCGCGAGTACGCGGGACGCGTCGTATTGATCGTCAACGTCGCGTCGCGCTGCGGTTTCACGCCGCAGTACGAGGGACTGGAAGCCCTTTATCGCGAGCACGTCGACGCGGGCTTCACGGTGCTGGGCTTTCCCTGCGACCAGTTCCGCCACCAGGAACCGGGCGACGAGGCCGAGATCAAGCGCTTCTGTTCGCTGCGGTATGACGTGACGTTTCCGCTGTTCGCCAAGATCGACGTCAATGGCGAGAACGCCCACCCCTTGTATCGGTGGCTGAAGCGGGAACGGCCGGGCTTGCTCGGCACGCAGGGCATCAAGTGGAACTTCACCAAGTTCCTGGTGGGACGCGATGGCTTGCCGATCCGGCGCTATGGGCCGGCGGACAAACCGGCCGCGCTCGCGCCCGCCATCGTGGCGGCCTGCTCGGCATGA
- a CDS encoding amidase, with protein sequence MNRTVEAGGDGLPEMEAAVAAMTPRLHGLVSRTDPGQVAAEVLRLNDAVREGVRDRLTPGLHPQDYPGSMMRMRDAMAAGPVADAAPEPASASASGSASTPASVSASASPSASPGLGQGHASLAHVSALIRRGETSAEALTRQALARAAEVQPVLNPFIAIWAERALEQARERDRELARGRWRGPLHGIPLAHKDCYTRAGLPMTVGSKVLPDTPGEADAAVLQRLDAAGAVDLGPLNLNEMVSGPTGQNPHWGDCCNAHDPTRVAGGSSSGSAVAVAAGAVYGSLGSDTGGSIRTPASMNGVYGLKTTYGLVSRRGCFPRAWSLDCIGPLARSALDCGLILQAVAGHDAGDPTSVDAPVPDYASAIAAGAPGSRVALLDGLEPYDDAIAGALEAFMKRAASVFGAAVRARFHDLPACYAMGDVIAKVEGATIHAEWMRRTPERYSQAVYSRTEAGLHIPAVRYAEALLARSKLVEAWLSGPMAQADVLVCPTIPIQVPTRAEADMEGKGRVFGVVAAITRLTRAFNYLGLPVLSVPIGTDGNGMPIGAQLIGRPLSEARLLAVAHALAQP encoded by the coding sequence ATGAACCGAACTGTTGAAGCCGGCGGCGATGGCCTGCCGGAAATGGAAGCGGCCGTCGCGGCCATGACACCCCGGCTGCACGGGCTCGTATCGCGCACCGATCCTGGCCAGGTGGCCGCCGAAGTGTTGAGGCTGAATGACGCCGTGCGCGAGGGTGTGCGGGATCGGCTGACGCCGGGATTGCATCCGCAGGATTACCCCGGGTCGATGATGCGCATGCGCGATGCGATGGCGGCCGGTCCCGTGGCCGACGCGGCGCCGGAGCCGGCATCCGCGTCTGCCTCGGGATCCGCATCGACGCCGGCATCCGTATCGGCATCAGCGTCGCCGTCCGCGTCTCCTGGGCTCGGCCAGGGCCATGCATCGCTGGCCCACGTCTCGGCGCTGATCCGGCGCGGCGAGACCAGCGCCGAGGCCTTGACGCGCCAGGCGCTGGCGCGGGCTGCCGAGGTGCAGCCCGTGCTGAATCCCTTCATCGCCATCTGGGCGGAGCGCGCGCTGGAACAGGCGCGCGAACGCGACCGCGAGCTGGCGCGGGGCCGCTGGCGCGGCCCGCTGCATGGCATCCCCCTGGCCCACAAGGACTGCTACACCCGCGCGGGGCTGCCGATGACGGTCGGCTCGAAGGTCCTGCCCGATACGCCGGGCGAGGCCGACGCCGCGGTGCTGCAGCGGTTGGACGCCGCCGGCGCCGTCGACCTGGGCCCCTTGAACCTGAACGAGATGGTGTCGGGCCCGACCGGCCAGAATCCGCATTGGGGCGACTGCTGCAATGCACACGATCCCACGCGCGTCGCCGGCGGCTCATCGAGCGGATCGGCGGTGGCGGTCGCCGCCGGCGCCGTGTACGGGTCGCTGGGGTCCGACACCGGCGGTTCGATCCGCACGCCCGCATCCATGAACGGCGTCTACGGACTCAAGACCACCTACGGCCTGGTGTCGCGCCGCGGCTGCTTTCCGCGCGCCTGGTCGCTGGACTGCATCGGACCGCTGGCGCGCAGCGCGCTGGACTGCGGACTGATCCTGCAGGCGGTGGCCGGACATGACGCGGGCGACCCGACCAGCGTGGACGCGCCGGTGCCCGATTACGCGTCCGCGATCGCGGCCGGCGCACCCGGCAGCCGCGTGGCGCTGCTGGATGGCCTGGAGCCCTATGACGACGCCATCGCCGGCGCCCTGGAAGCATTCATGAAGCGCGCCGCGAGCGTGTTCGGCGCCGCCGTCCGCGCCCGCTTCCACGACCTGCCGGCCTGCTATGCGATGGGCGACGTGATCGCCAAGGTCGAGGGCGCGACCATCCATGCCGAATGGATGCGCCGCACGCCGGAGCGTTACTCGCAGGCGGTCTATTCGCGCACCGAGGCCGGCTTGCACATCCCCGCGGTGCGCTACGCCGAAGCCTTGCTGGCCCGCTCGAAGCTGGTGGAAGCATGGCTGTCCGGACCGATGGCGCAGGCCGACGTGCTGGTCTGCCCCACCATCCCGATCCAGGTGCCGACCCGTGCGGAAGCCGACATGGAAGGCAAGGGCCGCGTCTTCGGCGTGGTGGCAGCGATCACCCGCCTGACCCGCGCCTTCAACTACCTGGGGTTGCCGGTGCTGAGCGTGCCGATCGGCACGGACGGTAACGGCATGCCGATCGGCGCGCAGCTGATAGGCCGCCCGCTATCCGAGGCCAGGCTGCTCGCCGTCGCGCACGCGCTGGCCCAGCCGTAG
- a CDS encoding Lrp/AsnC family transcriptional regulator produces MAHSLNNRDVGLDAIDRRLITLLCANARASVAELARAVGMSSPSVADRLRRMEESGVIRGYTVDVDSEALGYALQAIVRVRPMPGQLRHVEALLKEIPEFIECDKVTGEDCFVARVVLRSITQLDQILDRVTEYAETNTAIIKDATLRRRLPPLA; encoded by the coding sequence GTGGCGCATTCCCTTAATAATCGAGACGTCGGCCTGGATGCCATCGACAGGCGCCTGATCACCTTGCTTTGCGCCAACGCGCGGGCCTCGGTCGCCGAACTCGCCCGGGCGGTCGGCATGTCCTCTCCCAGCGTGGCCGACCGCCTGCGCCGCATGGAGGAATCCGGCGTCATCCGCGGCTATACGGTGGACGTCGATTCCGAAGCGCTGGGCTACGCGCTGCAGGCCATCGTGCGGGTGCGCCCGATGCCGGGCCAGCTGCGGCACGTGGAAGCCCTGCTGAAGGAAATTCCCGAATTCATCGAGTGCGACAAGGTGACGGGCGAGGATTGCTTCGTCGCCCGGGTGGTGCTGCGGTCCATTACCCAGCTGGACCAGATCCTGGACCGCGTGACGGAATATGCGGAAACCAACACCGCCATCATCAAGGACGCTACCCTGCGCCGCCGGCTGCCGCCCCTGGCGTGA
- a CDS encoding DMT family transporter, with product MATPNERMGIVQMSTAMTMSGTLGYFVLASGQGPFNVVFFRCVFGALALLVYCQAAGLLSRRYFNRASLLMAVAAAAALVMNWVLLFSAYRLASISLSTAVYNFQPFFLMGLGAAFLGERPGLGKVAWSVVAFGGLLLLLDLGSAQATPRQGHLLGLALGLGAGALYAVTAIIIKRLAHVPPHLLALVQAVVGIVMLAPLADFSALPTLPSQWACLVVLGVVHTCLMYILLYSAIQKLATSMLAALSFIYPAVAILVDYAFFGQRLDLAQALGISLILLAVAGVTLNWRPWPRRAGACKA from the coding sequence ATGGCTACACCAAACGAACGCATGGGTATCGTGCAGATGAGCACGGCGATGACCATGTCCGGCACGCTGGGCTACTTCGTGCTGGCCTCCGGGCAGGGGCCCTTCAACGTCGTGTTTTTCCGCTGTGTCTTCGGCGCGCTGGCGCTGCTGGTCTACTGCCAGGCGGCCGGCCTGCTGTCGCGCCGCTATTTCAACCGCGCGAGCCTGCTGATGGCGGTGGCGGCCGCCGCCGCGCTGGTGATGAACTGGGTCCTGCTGTTTTCGGCCTATCGGCTGGCGTCGATTTCGCTGTCGACCGCCGTCTATAACTTTCAGCCTTTCTTCCTGATGGGACTGGGCGCCGCTTTCCTGGGCGAACGGCCCGGCCTGGGCAAGGTGGCCTGGTCGGTGGTGGCGTTCGGCGGCTTGTTGCTGCTGCTGGACCTGGGCAGCGCGCAGGCCACGCCGCGCCAGGGCCACTTGCTGGGTCTTGCGCTGGGCCTGGGCGCCGGCGCCCTGTACGCCGTCACGGCGATCATCATCAAGCGGCTGGCGCACGTCCCGCCGCATCTGCTGGCCCTGGTGCAGGCGGTCGTGGGCATCGTGATGCTGGCGCCGCTGGCCGATTTCTCCGCGCTGCCCACCCTGCCCTCGCAGTGGGCCTGCCTGGTGGTGCTGGGCGTGGTGCATACCTGCCTGATGTACATCCTGCTCTATTCGGCGATCCAGAAGCTGGCCACGTCGATGCTGGCCGCCCTGTCGTTCATCTATCCCGCGGTGGCCATCCTGGTCGACTACGCCTTCTTCGGCCAGCGCCTGGACCTGGCGCAGGCGCTGGGGATTTCGCTGATCCTGCTGGCGGTGGCGGGCGTGACGCTCAACTGGCGCCCGTGGCCGCGCCGCGCGGGGGCATGCAAAGCGTAA
- a CDS encoding biotin--protein ligase: MHGEYKVPGGKLVVADVQVDGDALSQVSISGDFFLEPPEALAEIDRALTGLSAGASEAEIALAVALALPRGTEMFGFTPEAVAVAVRRALA, translated from the coding sequence ATGCATGGCGAATACAAGGTGCCCGGCGGCAAGCTCGTCGTGGCCGATGTGCAAGTCGACGGCGATGCGCTGTCCCAGGTCAGCATCAGCGGCGACTTTTTCCTGGAACCGCCCGAGGCGCTGGCGGAGATCGACCGGGCCTTGACCGGTCTGTCCGCCGGCGCCAGCGAGGCGGAAATCGCGCTGGCCGTGGCGCTGGCCCTGCCACGCGGCACGGAAATGTTCGGGTTCACGCCGGAAGCGGTGGCCGTGGCGGTACGGAGGGCGCTGGCATGA
- a CDS encoding lipoate--protein ligase family protein: MTRTDWRDHDWQLIREGPRTPLQHMALDAVLCDEVAAGRRPPTLRFWEWAARAVVIGRFQSLKNEVDPEGARRHDVQVVRRVSGGGAMFVEPGNTITYSIYAPLSLVQGMSFQESYAFLDQWTLEALQSLGIKAWYQPLNDITSEGGKIGGAAQARRGQAVLHHVTMAYDIDADKMVQVLRIGREKLSDKGTTSAKKRVDPLLTQTGMPREQIIDRMIQVFQERHGLRPGAITDAELAEADRQARERFASQDWLTQVP, translated from the coding sequence ATGACACGCACGGACTGGCGCGACCACGATTGGCAGCTGATCCGGGAAGGCCCGCGCACGCCCCTGCAGCACATGGCGCTGGACGCCGTGCTCTGCGACGAGGTCGCGGCCGGACGCCGTCCCCCTACCCTGCGGTTCTGGGAATGGGCCGCGCGCGCCGTGGTGATCGGCCGCTTCCAATCGCTGAAGAACGAAGTGGATCCTGAAGGCGCGCGCCGCCACGACGTACAGGTCGTGCGCCGGGTGAGCGGCGGCGGCGCGATGTTCGTGGAGCCGGGCAACACCATCACGTATTCGATCTACGCGCCGCTGTCGCTGGTCCAGGGCATGAGCTTTCAGGAGTCCTATGCCTTCCTGGACCAATGGACGCTGGAAGCGCTGCAGTCGCTGGGCATCAAGGCCTGGTACCAGCCCTTGAACGACATCACGTCCGAGGGCGGCAAGATCGGCGGCGCGGCCCAGGCGCGGCGCGGGCAGGCGGTGCTGCACCACGTCACCATGGCGTACGACATCGACGCCGACAAGATGGTGCAGGTCCTGCGCATCGGGCGTGAGAAGCTGTCCGATAAAGGCACGACCAGCGCGAAGAAGCGCGTTGATCCGCTCTTGACCCAGACCGGCATGCCCAGGGAACAGATCATCGACCGGATGATCCAAGTCTTCCAGGAACGGCACGGCCTGCGCCCCGGCGCGATCACCGACGCCGAACTCGCCGAAGCCGACCGCCAGGCCCGCGAGCGTTTCGCCAGCCAGGACTGGCTGACGCAGGTGCCATGA
- a CDS encoding RsiV family protein, with protein MMACALALLAACGSSPPADISLASANAPAADAGDVKVESVKWTRTKPGCRGECPKIEVDSVAFPGIPKLTALVDHVLAYMTGLDRNRRGQYETLNEYAQYFFQTAQPRDETWFKASVKDTVGDIIAIELHTGQYVTGAAHPIPATQYMNWERGKGRVLALGEAILPGRGPQYVEALKAAHARWLKTNDDYKRDPAAYDKMWPYEPTDNFALTRDGMVVKYDAYSIAPYSYGEPELLIPYKDLVGILRPEFIPTRN; from the coding sequence ATGATGGCGTGCGCGCTGGCGCTGCTGGCGGCCTGCGGCAGTTCGCCCCCCGCGGACATCAGCCTGGCGTCGGCGAACGCCCCGGCCGCCGATGCCGGCGACGTGAAGGTCGAGAGCGTGAAATGGACCAGGACCAAACCGGGTTGCCGTGGCGAATGCCCGAAGATCGAGGTCGACTCCGTCGCCTTTCCGGGCATTCCCAAGCTGACGGCCCTGGTTGACCACGTGCTGGCCTACATGACCGGCCTGGACCGCAACCGCCGCGGGCAGTACGAAACGCTGAACGAATACGCGCAGTATTTCTTCCAGACGGCCCAGCCGCGCGACGAGACCTGGTTCAAGGCCAGCGTCAAGGATACGGTCGGCGACATCATCGCCATCGAGCTGCATACCGGCCAATACGTGACCGGCGCGGCCCATCCCATCCCGGCCACGCAATACATGAATTGGGAGCGCGGCAAGGGACGGGTGCTCGCCCTGGGCGAAGCCATCCTGCCGGGCCGCGGCCCGCAATACGTCGAGGCGCTGAAAGCCGCGCACGCCCGCTGGCTGAAGACCAACGACGACTACAAGCGCGATCCGGCCGCCTACGACAAGATGTGGCCTTACGAACCCACGGACAACTTCGCGCTGACGCGGGACGGCATGGTGGTCAAGTACGACGCCTATTCGATCGCGCCCTACTCCTACGGCGAACCCGAACTGCTGATTCCCTACAAGGACCTGGTCGGCATCCTGCGGCCGGAGTTCATCCCCACGCGGAACTGA
- a CDS encoding aldehyde dehydrogenase family protein — MAKIQSYIHGASVDHAGDVLPFVSPIDSSSVGDLIDAPADVVARAVGDAAQAFQAARKLPAADRLSWLSKAAEAIEAHAAELVSLIIRDIGKPRRAATFEVGRAAQFIRATVAQAQTFGGESLPLDVTQAGAGRIGLTRRVPYGVVAAITPFNAPINLLIQKVAPALAVGNAVVVKPHPAGTRVALKVAELFIQAGLPPGLFNVVTGDRGPALALAGAQEVSVVTFTGGTRAGEALIRAAGARKFVAELGSNAANVVLDDADLADAATRIAAAGFEASGQQCVSAQRVIVAASVYEEFLAHFVKAAAALRAGDPDDAKADLGPMVSLAQADRVMAMARDAVAHGGRYALEPRQDGCMVTPGILVDVPRRASLWCDEVFGPLVVVERAADVEEALRLANDSPFGLQGAVFTRDIARALRFADDFDVGSMWVNEASRFRLDTYPFGGVKQSGFGREGVRYAMEELSQMKFIGIRPVA, encoded by the coding sequence GTGGCCAAGATCCAGAGTTATATCCACGGCGCGAGCGTGGACCATGCGGGCGATGTCCTGCCCTTCGTTTCTCCCATCGATTCGTCATCCGTCGGCGACCTGATCGACGCCCCGGCCGACGTCGTCGCGCGCGCCGTGGGCGACGCGGCCCAGGCCTTCCAGGCCGCCCGCAAGCTGCCCGCCGCCGACCGCCTGAGCTGGCTGTCCAAGGCCGCGGAAGCGATCGAGGCCCATGCCGCCGAACTCGTCTCGCTGATCATCCGCGATATCGGCAAGCCGCGTCGGGCCGCCACCTTCGAGGTCGGCCGCGCCGCCCAGTTCATCCGCGCCACCGTGGCGCAGGCCCAGACCTTCGGCGGCGAATCCCTGCCGCTCGATGTCACGCAGGCCGGCGCCGGCCGCATCGGCCTGACGCGGCGGGTGCCTTATGGCGTGGTCGCCGCCATCACGCCCTTCAACGCGCCCATCAACCTGCTCATACAGAAAGTGGCCCCTGCCCTGGCCGTGGGCAACGCGGTCGTGGTCAAGCCGCATCCGGCCGGTACGCGCGTCGCGCTCAAGGTGGCCGAACTGTTCATCCAGGCGGGCCTGCCCCCGGGACTGTTCAACGTGGTGACCGGCGACCGCGGGCCTGCCCTGGCCCTGGCGGGCGCGCAGGAAGTGTCGGTGGTCACTTTCACGGGCGGTACGCGTGCTGGCGAAGCCTTGATCCGCGCCGCCGGGGCGCGCAAGTTCGTCGCCGAACTGGGTTCGAACGCCGCCAACGTCGTGCTGGATGACGCCGACCTGGCGGACGCCGCCACCCGCATAGCAGCCGCCGGCTTCGAAGCCAGCGGCCAGCAGTGCGTGTCCGCCCAGCGCGTCATCGTCGCGGCCAGCGTGTACGAGGAATTCCTGGCGCATTTCGTCAAGGCCGCCGCCGCGCTGCGCGCGGGCGATCCGGACGATGCCAAGGCCGACCTGGGCCCCATGGTGTCCCTGGCCCAGGCCGATCGCGTCATGGCCATGGCGCGCGATGCCGTCGCCCATGGCGGCCGTTATGCGCTGGAACCGCGCCAGGATGGCTGCATGGTCACCCCGGGCATCCTGGTCGACGTCCCGCGTCGCGCCAGCCTGTGGTGCGACGAGGTATTCGGCCCGCTGGTCGTCGTCGAACGCGCCGCCGATGTCGAAGAAGCCCTGCGGCTGGCCAACGATTCCCCCTTCGGCCTGCAGGGTGCGGTGTTCACCCGCGACATCGCGCGGGCGCTGCGCTTCGCCGACGATTTCGACGTCGGATCGATGTGGGTCAACGAAGCCAGCCGCTTCCGGCTGGACACCTACCCCTTTGGCGGCGTCAAGCAATCGGGCTTCGGCCGCGAAGGCGTGCGCTATGCGATGGAAGAGCTTTCGCAGATGAAGTTCATCGGCATCCGGCCGGTCGCCTGA
- a CDS encoding alpha/beta hydrolase yields MEQAPPIPDSLRQLLADIGPRWGQDVAANVRRMVDAYSPILAAAPKHGVEVVRSLAYGQDERQVLDIYTPGHAGSRPVVLFLHGGAFVDGHRDRSPEVYANVLYYFARQGCVGVNMEYRLAPAHTYPSGTQDVAGAVAWVRENIGRYGGDPRQVYLMGHSAGAAHAASYAYDGRHQPADGHGLAGLIVVSGRVRAENIAENPNARKVEAYYGTDAARYDDVSAVTHAGAHSPPTMVAYAEYENPLIDLYCLELANRLAAAKRQSPRMAYARGHNHTSIIAHFNTGEDWLGREIMAFIQDCARQTLR; encoded by the coding sequence ATGGAACAGGCCCCGCCCATCCCCGACTCCCTGCGCCAGCTGCTGGCCGACATCGGCCCGCGCTGGGGCCAGGACGTCGCCGCCAATGTGCGCCGCATGGTCGACGCCTACAGCCCCATCCTGGCGGCCGCGCCCAAGCACGGGGTGGAGGTCGTGCGCAGCCTGGCCTACGGCCAGGACGAACGCCAGGTACTGGACATCTACACCCCCGGACACGCGGGATCGCGCCCTGTGGTGCTGTTTTTGCACGGCGGCGCATTCGTCGACGGCCATCGCGACCGCAGCCCGGAAGTCTATGCCAACGTGCTGTACTACTTTGCGCGCCAGGGCTGCGTGGGCGTCAATATGGAATACCGCCTGGCGCCCGCGCATACCTACCCCAGCGGCACGCAGGACGTGGCCGGGGCGGTCGCCTGGGTGCGGGAAAACATCGGCCGATACGGCGGCGACCCGCGGCAGGTCTACCTGATGGGACATTCGGCCGGCGCGGCGCACGCGGCGTCGTATGCCTACGACGGCCGGCACCAGCCGGCGGACGGCCATGGCCTGGCCGGCCTGATCGTCGTCAGCGGCCGGGTGCGCGCGGAAAACATCGCCGAGAATCCCAATGCCCGCAAGGTCGAAGCCTATTACGGCACCGATGCGGCGCGCTACGACGACGTATCGGCCGTAACCCATGCCGGCGCGCACAGCCCGCCCACCATGGTGGCCTACGCGGAATACGAGAATCCCCTGATCGACCTGTACTGCCTGGAGCTGGCGAACCGGCTGGCCGCCGCCAAGCGCCAGTCGCCGCGCATGGCCTATGCGCGCGGCCACAACCATACGTCCATCATCGCGCACTTTAATACCGGCGAGGACTGGCTGGGCAGGGAAATCATGGCCTTCATCCAAGACTGCGCGCGCCAGACGCTACGCTAG
- a CDS encoding 4,5-dihydroxyphthalate decarboxylase: MVAKLQLSLGVCDYDRTRAVLDGRAPVEGCDIIGVPVEPEEAFHRAFRFQEFDITEMSLSSHTMMTSRGQNEYVAIPAFVSRLFRHSGVYVRTDRGIRNGADLAGKKIGLPEYQITANVWIRGILQDDFGLKPAAVHWRRGGLEDAGRGERAPIKLPDDIDLQQIPDDKTLSGMLETGELDGLISARAPSCFLKGAPNVDRLFPNYRETEADYFRRTGIFPTMHVIGVRRSLVEQHPWLPVSIFKAFIKAKEFAMYELGQIGHLFNSLPWGVAEFDDARKLMGEDYWSYGYEANKHVLETFTRYHHEQGLSARKVAPEELFAVSSLDLTKI; this comes from the coding sequence ATCGTGGCTAAATTGCAGTTGAGTCTGGGCGTGTGCGACTACGATCGCACGCGGGCGGTGCTGGACGGTCGCGCGCCTGTCGAAGGCTGCGACATCATCGGCGTGCCGGTCGAGCCGGAAGAAGCCTTCCACCGCGCCTTCCGCTTCCAGGAGTTCGACATCACCGAGATGTCCCTGAGCAGCCACACCATGATGACCTCGCGCGGGCAGAACGAGTACGTGGCGATCCCCGCCTTCGTCTCGCGGCTGTTCCGCCATTCCGGCGTGTATGTCCGCACGGACCGCGGCATCCGCAACGGCGCCGACCTGGCCGGCAAGAAGATCGGCCTGCCCGAATACCAGATCACCGCCAACGTGTGGATACGCGGCATCCTGCAGGATGACTTCGGCTTGAAGCCGGCCGCGGTCCACTGGCGCCGCGGCGGCCTGGAAGATGCCGGCCGCGGCGAACGCGCGCCCATCAAGCTGCCCGACGATATCGACCTGCAGCAGATTCCCGACGACAAGACGTTGTCGGGCATGCTGGAAACCGGCGAGCTGGACGGCCTGATCAGCGCGCGGGCGCCTTCCTGTTTCCTGAAAGGGGCGCCCAATGTCGACCGGCTGTTCCCCAACTACCGGGAGACCGAGGCCGACTATTTCCGGCGTACCGGGATCTTCCCGACCATGCACGTGATCGGCGTGCGCCGGTCGCTGGTCGAGCAGCATCCCTGGCTGCCGGTCAGCATCTTCAAGGCCTTCATCAAGGCCAAGGAATTCGCGATGTACGAACTGGGCCAGATCGGCCACCTGTTCAACAGCCTGCCCTGGGGCGTGGCCGAATTCGATGACGCGCGCAAGCTGATGGGCGAGGACTATTGGAGCTACGGCTACGAGGCCAACAAGCACGTGCTGGAAACCTTCACGCGCTACCACCACGAACAAGGCCTGTCGGCGCGCAAGGTGGCGCCCGAGGAACTGTTCGCAGTATCGTCGCTGGACCTGACCAAGATCTAG
- a CDS encoding FAD binding domain-containing protein, giving the protein MKPAPFNLHLPGTVQDTLRLLAGSSNARVIAGGQSLMPMLNLRLAMPDDVIDLNGVEGLSYIRQEGQDIAIGAMTRQRDLEFSALVRERLPVLHAAILNVGHRQTRNRGTIGGSLCHMDPSAELPTMCVLLDAHMVIQSQRGRREVPAREFGLGLMTTSLAADELLTEIRLRPWRPGHGWHFVEYARRHGDFAVASASALVERDADGRLTRAALALGGVCPAPVRLPEAERLLVEGNGDRDALRAAADQARLCDALEDPAYPAWYRQRLASRLLHEAMEQALARAAGTHGSTE; this is encoded by the coding sequence GTGAAGCCCGCGCCTTTCAACCTGCACCTGCCCGGCACGGTGCAGGACACGCTGAGACTGCTTGCCGGTTCATCCAACGCCCGCGTGATCGCCGGCGGCCAGTCGTTGATGCCCATGCTGAACCTGCGCCTGGCCATGCCGGACGACGTCATCGACCTGAACGGCGTCGAAGGACTCAGCTATATCCGCCAGGAAGGCCAGGACATCGCCATCGGCGCCATGACGCGCCAGCGCGACCTGGAGTTTTCGGCGCTGGTGCGCGAACGCCTGCCGGTCCTGCACGCCGCCATCCTGAACGTCGGCCATCGGCAGACGCGCAACCGCGGCACCATCGGCGGCAGCCTGTGCCACATGGACCCGTCGGCCGAGCTGCCCACGATGTGCGTCCTGCTGGACGCGCATATGGTCATCCAGAGCCAGCGCGGACGCCGCGAGGTGCCGGCGCGGGAATTCGGGCTGGGACTGATGACGACCAGCCTGGCGGCGGATGAGCTCCTGACCGAAATCCGCCTGCGGCCATGGCGGCCGGGGCATGGCTGGCATTTCGTCGAGTACGCGCGACGCCATGGCGATTTCGCCGTGGCGTCGGCCAGCGCCCTGGTCGAACGGGACGCCGACGGCAGGCTGACCCGCGCGGCGCTGGCCCTGGGCGGCGTCTGTCCGGCGCCGGTACGCCTGCCGGAAGCGGAACGCCTGCTGGTGGAAGGCAACGGCGATCGCGACGCGCTGCGCGCCGCGGCGGACCAGGCGCGCCTGTGCGACGCGCTGGAAGATCCCGCCTACCCGGCCTGGTATCGCCAGCGGCTGGCGTCGCGCCTGCTGCATGAGGCGATGGAACAGGCCCTGGCGCGCGCCGCCGGCACGCACGGGAGTACCGAATGA
- a CDS encoding (2Fe-2S)-binding protein, which translates to MNEANHETNHAANPAASHDSRNALHPIVLRVNGEKRPAIVESRTTLADCLRNELGLTGTHLGCEHGVCGACTVLVDGHSARSCLMLARQAERYELRTVEALEEQGRLNILQQAFHDLHGLQCGFCTPGILMTLTELLREQPDADEAAVRDALSGHLCRCTGYQNIVAAAMEALRRQRGQSA; encoded by the coding sequence ATGAACGAAGCGAACCACGAAACAAACCACGCAGCGAACCCCGCCGCGAGCCACGACAGCAGGAACGCGCTGCACCCCATCGTGCTGCGCGTCAACGGCGAAAAGCGCCCGGCCATCGTCGAATCGCGCACCACGCTGGCCGATTGCCTGCGCAACGAACTCGGCCTGACCGGCACGCACCTGGGTTGCGAACATGGCGTGTGCGGCGCCTGTACGGTGCTGGTGGACGGCCACAGCGCCCGCAGTTGCCTGATGCTGGCGCGCCAGGCCGAACGCTACGAACTGCGGACCGTCGAAGCGCTCGAAGAGCAAGGCCGGCTCAATATTTTGCAGCAGGCGTTCCACGACCTGCATGGCCTGCAGTGCGGCTTCTGCACGCCGGGCATCCTGATGACGCTGACCGAGCTGCTGCGCGAGCAGCCGGACGCCGATGAAGCGGCCGTCCGCGACGCGCTGTCCGGCCATCTGTGCCGCTGCACTGGCTATCAGAACATCGTGGCCGCGGCCATGGAAGCGCTGCGCCGCCAGCGAGGACAGTCAGCATGA